From the Halobacterium zhouii genome, the window CGGTCTCCAGGTCGTCGAGGCTCATACCCAGGAAGAGTCGTGGAATCGGGATACACTTTTCCGTTGTCAGAAGAGGCGATACGGACTACTCGGACTTCGTTGCAGCGTCGGGAATCGTGATGTCGACGGGTTCGCCGTACTCCGAGAACGTCACGGTCACGTTCGCGACGGCGGTCTGCCCGCCCGAATTCATCGTCATCGTCATCTCCGCTTTCCGCGGACGGTGCGTATCGTCGGCGACGTGCAGTTTGTACGTGGCGTCCTCTATCGTGATGTCCCCGTAGTTCTGGCCCTGTTGAGCGAGTATCTCCATCAGTTCGCTCTCGTTCGTGTCGACCGAGAGAACGGTCGTCTCGACGCCGTCGACCGTCGCCGTTCCGGAAATGGACACCTCGCCGGACTCGAGAACCTGCATATGTTGCGTGACACCGTTGCCGGCCTTCCAGGGGTCTTGGTCGGTGGATTCCTTCGTCCGCCACTGGTCGTTCATCTTCACGTATATCGTCGAACCGTCCATGTACGTGACGCCCTGGACACCGAAGGCCGTCACGCTCAGTCGAGCCTTCTTCGTCTCGTGGTTGAAGACTCCCCCCTGACTCATCGAGAACGACTGACCGTTCGCCGAGATGTTCATATCCATCGCCATCCGGTAGGTGTCGGCGCTCTGAATGGCGGCGATCGTATCGCTCTTGTACTGTTCTGCGTTCGCTTCGCCCGCGCCGTCGCCCGTGAGGCTGGAACAGCCGGCGGTCACGAGGAGAGCGGCGACGCACAGTGTGAGCAGGGTTCGTTTCACGACCAGCCGTAGCGCAGGTCCCAACTTAATTACCACTGGTTGGCGTCATGAATCGCCGCACTGCCCCGAACCACCACCCCTAAGCGCGCCTGCGACCAAGCCGGACCATGAGCGAGGCGGAGGGAGACGCGGAGAACTGGACGCTTCCCAGCGACGCCGACGCCGTCCGGGAGGCGCTCGTGTCGTGGTACGAGGCCGACCACCGGTCGTTCCCGTGGCGGGAGACCACCGACCCGTACGCCATCCTGGTCTCCGAGGTGATGAGCCAGCAGACCCAGCTCTCCCGCGTCGAGGACGCGTGGCACGCGTTCCTCGACCGGTGGCCGACGACCGCGGACCTCGCGGCCGCCGACCGCGCGGACGTCGTGGGGTTCTGGTCGAGCCACAGTCTCGGGTACAACAACCGCGCGAAGTACCTCCACGAGGCCGCAAACCAGGTGGAAGACGAGTACGGCGGGGAGTTCCCCGACACTCCGGACGAACTCTCGGAGTTGATGGGCGTCGGGCCGTACACCGCGAACGCCGTCGCGTCGTTCGCGTTCAACAACGGAGACGCCGTCGTGGACACGAACGTCAAGCGCGTGCTCTACCGCGCGTTCGACGTTCCCGACGACGACGCGGCGTTCGAGGAAGCCGCCAGCGAACTGATGCCCGAGGGCGAGTCCCGCGTCTGGAACAACGCCGTCATGGAACTCGGCGGCGTCGCGTGTGGGAAGGCGCCGGACTGCGACGCCGCCGAGTGCCCGTGGCGAGAGTGGTGTTCTGCGTACGCGTCCGGTGATTTCAGCGCGCCGGACGTCCCCGAACAGTCGACGTTCGAGGGGAGTCGACGACAGAAACGCGGGCGCGTCGTCGGCGCACTCCGCGAACACGGCGAACTCGCCCTCGACGAACTCGGGCCGCGGGTGCGCGTGGACTACGGCGGCGACACGGGCGCGGCGTGGCTGAAAGAGTTGCTCGCGGACCTCGAGGACGACGGCCTCGTCGAGGTGGCCGAGCGGGCGCGCGAGTCGGATGGCGATGAGGAGACGGTGGCGCGTCTCGCGCGCTGACTGCGCTTCCTCCGTGTTCAGCGCTACTTTGCTGCGCGCACAGTCACCACGGGCACGTCCGCGGTGCGGACCACGCGCTCGGTGACGCTGCCGACGAGCACGCGGTCCAGGCCGCGGCGGCCGTGGGTCCCCATCACGACGAGGTCCACGTCGTTCTCGTCTGCGTACGAGAGAATCGTCTCGTAGGCGCCGCCCTGCATCACCACGCCGACGGCCTCCACGCCGCGGGACTCCGCGTCCGCGACGACGTCGTCTACGACCGTCCGTCCCTCGCGTTCGAGTGAATCGACGACGTCGTTCTCGAAGGTCACTGTGCTGTACTCCGTCGTGTCCGCGACGTAGAGGACGTGCAGTGTCGCGCCGAATCGGTCGGTGATTTCGACCGCGTGGTCGTACGCCGCCTCCGCCGCCTCGCTGCCGTCAGTCGGCAGCAGTATCGAGTCGTACACGGGCGACGATTCGTCTGCACCCGGCTTAACCGTCCCCCCGAGAGCGACCACGTTTTTACTGCCGGCCTGCCAGCGGGCACACATGAGCGACACGAAAGTCGTCGGCATCTGTGGCAGTCTCCGGGACGCGAGTGTCTCAAGAATCGCGCTTCGGCGGGCCCTCGACGAGGCCGAATCGAGGGGCGCGACCACGGACCTCCTCGACCTTCGGGAACTCGACCTGCCCATCTTCGACCCGGACAGCGACGACCCGCCGGACGCGGTGGACCTCCAGACCCGCGTCCAGAAGGCCGACACCGTCGTCCTGGCCACGCCGATGTACCACGGGAGTTACGCCTCACCGCTGAAGACCGCGCTCGACTACTGTGGGTTCGACGAGTTCGAGGGGAAGACCGTCGGCCTGCTCGCGGTCTCCGGCGGGTCGTTCCCCATCACCGCGCTCGACCACCTACGCGCCGTGATGCGCGCGCTCGACGCGTGGGTGCTGCCGTACCAGGCCGCGATTCCGAACGCGTCCTCGCACGTCTCGAACGGTGAAATCACGGACGAAAAACTTGAGGACCGGGTGGCGACGCTCGGCGAACGCGTTGTCCAGTACGCGAACATCGAACCCGACCCGCATACATTCGAGAGCGAGCAGAACGAGGGAGGGGATTAGCGTGGTTCGGAACGACCGACGGGAGTGAGAACCACGGAAACGCGAGCGGCGAACGGAGTGACCCGGGGGCTGAGGGGATCGGTCCGTAGTTGGGTGCAGACACGTCGCAACTTCGACGCGTCGCGTGGTCGTTCCGGTCAGAATCAGCAAGCGTTTTGCCGGCCCCGGCCCCGCAGTTGGAGCATGCACGCCATCACGAACTCCGGGTGGGTGGAGGTCATCACGGGGTCGATGTTCTCCGGAAAGACGGAGGAGCTGCTGCGCCGGTTGCGGCGCGCGGAGATCGCGGGCCAGGAGGTCGCGGCGTTCACGCCCGCGGTCGACGACCGGTTCGGCGAGACGACACTCGGGTCGCACGCGGGACGCACGTGGGAGGCAACCGTCGTGGACGACACCGCCGACGGCGTCCAGACACTCCCCGAGCGCCTCAACGGCGAGCAGGTCGTCGCCGTCGACGAGGCGAACTTCTTCCCCGACGAACTCGTCGCCGTCTGCCAGGACCTCGCCGCGGACGGCCGCCGCGTCGTCGTCTCCGGGACCGACCAGACGTTCCGCGGCGAACCGTTCGACCCCGTTCCGCAGTTGATGGCGGTCGCCGAGTACGTCGAGAAGTTCCAGGCCATCTGTACGCAGTGTGGCGAACCCGCGACGCGGAACCAGCGACTCATCGACGGCGACCCCGCGCACTACGACGACCCCACCATCATGGTCGGCGCAGAGGAGTCCTACGAGGCGCGGTGCCGGAACTGCCACGTCGTCGAACGAGAGTAGATCGAACGTGACTGCCCGAACCGACGTGGACTCACGATGACGACCTGGGTCGAACCCGAGGGCGGACGAGAACGGGGCCTACTCGGCCTCGCGAAAGCGTTCACGCAGGTGGTGGTCAACCCGCGAACGTTCTTTCGGGAGGCCGTCTCACCGGGCGACCAGGCGCCGGGCCTCGCGTTCGGCATAGCTGTCGTACTCGTCGAGGAGAGCATCCGCCTGGCGCTCGCGCCCGACGCAGCGCTCGCGCTCCCCGCGAGCACGCCCATCCGGATCACCCTGACCGTCGCGCTCGCCGCGCTCCTCGTCGCGCCCGCCGCGCTGCACGCACTGTCCGCGATACAGACGCTCGCGCTCGCCGCCCTCGCACCCGACCGCGGCGGCGTCAGTGAGACGGTGCAGGTTCTCGCGTACGCCAGCGCGCCCTGCGTGGCCGCCGGCGTCCACGTCCCCGCGGTTCGCGTCGTCGTCGGCCTCTGGGGGTTCTGTCTCCTCGTCGCCGGGACGCGGATCGTCCACGACACCACGTACCCGCGGGCACTTCTCGCCGCCGCGATTCCCGGCGCGCTGGCGTTCGGCTACGGATTCCGGTGGTTCGGCGCGACCGTGCGGGTGTTCCCCTGGCTCGCCGACGTGCTGCCGTGGGTGCACGTTTAGTACCCGCCCCGCGAACCCTCCAGCGTGCTCAACATCAACCTCTCCGAGTTCATGGTGGAGTTGAAGGACGGCGCCATCCAGAACGTCGGCCCGTCGAACAAGCACGCCGAAGCCAAACTGTTCGACGTGGCCGACGCGAAGGCCCGCGAGTTCGGGGACAAGCGCGTGAAACTCGAGTTCGCTGACGACGACGGGAACGAGGTCCAGGTCGCGCTGTTCCCCGAACACGCCCGACAGATCGCCGACGACGTCGAGGCACTGACCGAGGACAGTCCCGTCTTCGAGTGACGGCGACGGCGTCGCCAGCGGCCGTTCGCCCGCGGTCATCTCCGCAGGGCCACCCCACTCCCGACCGAACGCTCGCGCGCGGCTATCGATAATCGTTTAGGGCCGCGTCCGCTTTCTCCTATCAAATGGCTACGTGTATTGTCTGTGGCGCCGCCACTGACGGCCACATCTGTGACACCCACGAAGAAGACGTCGCGTTCGAATTCCGAGGAAACAGCCCCGACCAACTGACCGCCGGTCGCTTCTACCGCGGCTCCGTCGACGGCTTCGCCGACTTCGGTGCGTTCGTCGACATCGGCGACTCCGTCACCGGCCTGCTCCACCGCAGCGAGGTTCCGGGTCGACTCGAATCCCTCGACTGGGACGACGGCGACCAGGTGTACGTGCAGGTGATGAACGTCCACGACAACGGCAACATCGACCTCGGCTGGTCGATCCGTCAGGCCGAGCGGGACTTCCGCGGCCAACTCGTCGACGACCCGAGCGCCGACTCGAACGCCCAACTCCCGGAGGAACCCGAGGGAAACGGGCATAGTGCGGACGCAAGCACCGAGACGGAGACGGCCGACGGCGGTACGCCGACGTCCGAGTCGAACAGCGAGTTCGAGTTCGGCGACGACGAAACGGACGCAGACGACACCCCGCAAGCGGGCGACGCCGGGGAACCGAACGGCGAGACGAACGACAGCCAGGCGACCACCGACGCACGCTCGTCGGACTCCGAGGAGCGCGCGCAGACTCGTGACGAGTCCGGCGCCGAGACCGAGTCAGCGTCAGGCGCCGACGAGGCCGAGGACGACCAGGACGACGCAGCTCCGGAGGACGTCGAGCGCGTCGAAATCGCGTCCCTCGACGACCGCATCGGCGACCGCGTCGCGCTCGAAGCCGAGGTCGTGAGCACCCGGCAGACCAGCGGCCCGACGATCTTCGAACTCGTGGACGAGACCGGCGCCGTCGACT encodes:
- a CDS encoding universal stress protein; the protein is MYDSILLPTDGSEAAEAAYDHAVEITDRFGATLHVLYVADTTEYSTVTFENDVVDSLEREGRTVVDDVVADAESRGVEAVGVVMQGGAYETILSYADENDVDLVVMGTHGRRGLDRVLVGSVTERVVRTADVPVVTVRAAK
- a CDS encoding YIP1 family protein, with the protein product MTTWVEPEGGRERGLLGLAKAFTQVVVNPRTFFREAVSPGDQAPGLAFGIAVVLVEESIRLALAPDAALALPASTPIRITLTVALAALLVAPAALHALSAIQTLALAALAPDRGGVSETVQVLAYASAPCVAAGVHVPAVRVVVGLWGFCLLVAGTRIVHDTTYPRALLAAAIPGALAFGYGFRWFGATVRVFPWLADVLPWVHV
- a CDS encoding DUF6612 family protein; protein product: MKRTLLTLCVAALLVTAGCSSLTGDGAGEANAEQYKSDTIAAIQSADTYRMAMDMNISANGQSFSMSQGGVFNHETKKARLSVTAFGVQGVTYMDGSTIYVKMNDQWRTKESTDQDPWKAGNGVTQHMQVLESGEVSISGTATVDGVETTVLSVDTNESELMEILAQQGQNYGDITIEDATYKLHVADDTHRPRKAEMTMTMNSGGQTAVANVTVTFSEYGEPVDITIPDAATKSE
- a CDS encoding NADPH-dependent FMN reductase, with amino-acid sequence MSDTKVVGICGSLRDASVSRIALRRALDEAESRGATTDLLDLRELDLPIFDPDSDDPPDAVDLQTRVQKADTVVLATPMYHGSYASPLKTALDYCGFDEFEGKTVGLLAVSGGSFPITALDHLRAVMRALDAWVLPYQAAIPNASSHVSNGEITDEKLEDRVATLGERVVQYANIEPDPHTFESEQNEGGD
- a CDS encoding A/G-specific adenine glycosylase codes for the protein MSEAEGDAENWTLPSDADAVREALVSWYEADHRSFPWRETTDPYAILVSEVMSQQTQLSRVEDAWHAFLDRWPTTADLAAADRADVVGFWSSHSLGYNNRAKYLHEAANQVEDEYGGEFPDTPDELSELMGVGPYTANAVASFAFNNGDAVVDTNVKRVLYRAFDVPDDDAAFEEAASELMPEGESRVWNNAVMELGGVACGKAPDCDAAECPWREWCSAYASGDFSAPDVPEQSTFEGSRRQKRGRVVGALREHGELALDELGPRVRVDYGGDTGAAWLKELLADLEDDGLVEVAERARESDGDEETVARLAR
- a CDS encoding thymidine kinase, producing the protein MHAITNSGWVEVITGSMFSGKTEELLRRLRRAEIAGQEVAAFTPAVDDRFGETTLGSHAGRTWEATVVDDTADGVQTLPERLNGEQVVAVDEANFFPDELVAVCQDLAADGRRVVVSGTDQTFRGEPFDPVPQLMAVAEYVEKFQAICTQCGEPATRNQRLIDGDPAHYDDPTIMVGAEESYEARCRNCHVVERE